Proteins from one Oscillatoria nigro-viridis PCC 7112 genomic window:
- a CDS encoding NAD-dependent epimerase/dehydratase family protein: protein MSILIVTGAAGFIGSNLVETLLNRGETVIGVDEFNDYYDPDLKRKNIARFEKYPGFELVEGDILSLNWRDLLSDAKVIFHQAAQAGVRASWGDGFRSYTERNINSTQVLLEAAKDAPRLQKFVYASSSSIYGNAESFPTNENACPHPVSPYGITKLAGERLCGLYYKNFGLPTTALRYFTVYGPRQRPDMAFHKFFKSILFDEAISIFGDGLQTRDFTFISDCVAANLAAAEVPEAAGEVFNIGGGSRVVLKEVIDTIERIVDRPIRIDFTEAARGDARHTSADVSKAQKILGYQPQVALEEGLRCEWEWIQSLYS from the coding sequence AGCGGGATTTATTGGCTCTAACTTAGTAGAAACTCTTTTAAATCGAGGCGAAACGGTGATCGGTGTTGATGAATTCAACGACTATTACGATCCGGATCTCAAGCGCAAGAATATTGCACGATTTGAAAAGTATCCGGGTTTTGAATTGGTGGAAGGCGATATTTTGTCTCTCAATTGGCGAGATCTTTTATCCGATGCTAAGGTAATATTTCATCAGGCGGCGCAAGCAGGAGTTCGTGCTAGCTGGGGCGACGGTTTTCGCAGCTATACCGAACGCAATATTAACAGCACTCAAGTATTGTTAGAAGCTGCCAAAGATGCGCCCAGATTGCAAAAGTTTGTCTATGCTTCTTCTTCTTCAATTTACGGCAACGCTGAATCTTTTCCCACGAATGAAAATGCTTGTCCGCACCCGGTTTCTCCCTACGGAATTACGAAATTAGCCGGTGAACGTTTGTGCGGGCTTTATTACAAAAATTTTGGTCTTCCGACTACTGCGCTGCGCTATTTTACTGTTTACGGGCCGAGACAGCGCCCCGATATGGCTTTTCACAAGTTTTTTAAGTCGATTTTGTTTGACGAGGCGATTTCAATTTTCGGGGACGGATTGCAAACGCGGGATTTTACGTTTATCAGCGATTGCGTTGCGGCGAATTTAGCGGCGGCTGAGGTTCCGGAAGCTGCGGGGGAAGTTTTTAATATTGGTGGGGGAAGTCGGGTAGTTTTAAAAGAAGTTATTGATACGATAGAGAGAATTGTCGATCGACCTATTCGGATCGATTTTACTGAAGCTGCGAGGGGAGACGCGCGGCACACTAGCGCGGATGTGTCTAAAGCCCAGAAAATCTTAGGTTATCAGCCGCAGGTTGCTTTAGAAGAAGGTTTAAGGTGCGAATGGGAGTGGATTCAGTCTTTGTACAGTTAG